The sequence below is a genomic window from Fusobacterium varium.
ATAGACTCTAACTCATTTACATTGACATAACCACTATCCTTTAATTTTACATTGATTATTACCAACTCTTCTCCAGTTAATTCTAAACTTTTTACAAAGTTTTCAAACTCTGAAACTAAATTATCCTCATAGGCAAAATTCTCTTCAACTCTCTTTCTTGGTGAGATCTCAATAAATTTATACTCTCTTGTATCTGTATCAAAAAGTATTCCACCCTTTGTGTTACTTCTCTCATTTAATACATTCCAAAACTCTAAAGAACCGGGAATAAAAAGTATTGGCTCATCTTTAGGGTACACAGAAAATGAGTGAAGATGTCCCCCAGCTATATATATTGCCTTGTCCTTTAGTTTCTTTATTGAGCTTGTTGAAGCTAAACCACCAATAAACTCACTTCCACCACCTATTGCTGTATGTACAAGGACAATATTTTTTTCATTTTCATCTAGCTTTTCACTTAATTTTTCCAATACCTCATCAATAGCAAACCCAGGGTATCCCACTCCATAGAAGTTCACATCATCTATTTTTATCTTTTCAAACTCATAATCCTTACCAGTAAAACTATATTTTCCCCTTTTAACATAATCTTTTCTCTCTAAATAGCTTATCCAAGAGTTTACCTCATCATAACCACTTATATTATCGTGGTTTCCTTCAATAAGTAGCACATCTATCTTGGCATTTTTTAATTTAAGAAATGTTTTTTCACATCTTTCCAAAGTATCTGGAGTAAGCTCCTTCTTGTCAAAAAGATCCCCTGCAATCAGCATCAAATCAACTTTTAACTCTATCCCCTTATCACAAATCTGATCAAAGGCTTTAAAAAAATCAAGATATCTCTTTTGAGAAAACTCCCTTGTTCCAAAGGGTTTCTTCCCTAAATGTATATCTGAACAGTGTAAAATTTTCATTCTATCTCTCACCTCTACAATAAGCTACAAACTCACATTTTTTGCAACTTTCCTCTGAAAATACTCTTCTTTCAAATCTTTTATCCAATATATTTTTTACTATATTGTCAAATTCAACTTTTCCAATATCTAAGCTTTTTTCATCAGCCTCTACTTTAATTATAGAGCCTTCTCCATCTCCTACATAATAAATATATAGTTCCATATCTTCATATAAATATTTTTTCTTTAAAATATATCCATAGATTTCAAGCTGTCTTTTATGTATATGGAAATTTTCACTTTCATATCCTTGGAACTTTCCTGTTTTAAAATCAATCAATTGTATCTTTCTATCTCTTTTTAAAATCAAGTCAACAATCCCTTCTAAAAGATAGTTATCCTCTACACTATATATTTTTTCCTCACTACTTAAAATATTTTTCCAATCATCTCCTATATATTCAATATACTTTTTTAACACTGTAAAAGCTCTATCTTTATCTACCTTTCTAATCAAAGCTCTTATGCTATTGTATAATCCATTACTACTTTTTTCTATAATATCTTTTACTATTTCATCATCAAAAATAGTATCTGGATTTTTTATTCCCTGTTTGTTGATTGCCTCTATACTTTGATGAACTAGC
It includes:
- a CDS encoding exonuclease SbcCD subunit D; translation: MKILHCSDIHLGKKPFGTREFSQKRYLDFFKAFDQICDKGIELKVDLMLIAGDLFDKKELTPDTLERCEKTFLKLKNAKIDVLLIEGNHDNISGYDEVNSWISYLERKDYVKRGKYSFTGKDYEFEKIKIDDVNFYGVGYPGFAIDEVLEKLSEKLDENEKNIVLVHTAIGGGSEFIGGLASTSSIKKLKDKAIYIAGGHLHSFSVYPKDEPILFIPGSLEFWNVLNERSNTKGGILFDTDTREYKFIEISPRKRVEENFAYEDNLVSEFENFVKSLELTGEELVIINVKLKDSGYVNVNELESILENNGALKGYINLRYPNSIYDRNMGEDGYYSVKDVEKEIVSHWEEFSDREKVVEYLQSFKEYQELKEDMGDEFFELFDKMLEGEIGE